The genomic segment TTGAAATGGCTATTGTCCAGTAACCAAAATCAGGAATAAACCCAAGTGGTAAGGTTAAAATGTAAATAAAGATAAATTTTTTGATAAAAAGCGTGTACGAAAAAGGGATAGGAGTATTTCTAATTCGTTCACAAGCCCCCATAATATCAGTAAAGCTTTTAATTTCTTGATCGAGTAACATTACATCAATATCAGAAAGTTTTTTGCTTGTTTTCCAAGCGGTTAATTGTTCATACATTAAACTAATTAAGCCATTGGGTAAATGTGCAAAAGCATCTAGTTTTTTTAAGGTAAGTTCATCTAAATCAATTTCATCAAAACGCTTTACATTCCTTAAATGGTTTTTTAAAATAAATGGAAATGCCTGAATGAGTTTGATAAATGCTTTACGCTCATTACTATCTTCGATTATATAAGTAGTTTTTATTGCAAGGTGGCGTGTATTGTTTACCAATGCTCCCCACAATTTACGTCCTTCCCACCAGCGTTCGTAAGCAGTGTTGGTTCTAAAAACAAGCAATAAACCCATTACAAATCCAATTAAGGTATGTATGGTAAAAGCATTTTTGAACAGTTTTACATTTATTTCGGGAAAAAAGTGAGCTAACCCATAATTCAACAACCATGTATAAACCCCTACAATAATTATTTCAGGCAGTAATATCCTTAACGTGTCACTTTTGTAAACGTGAAAAATATGTGTAAACCAAAGTCTTGGATTGTAATTTATCATTAATCTAGCGATTGTAATGGAGTGTTCGATAATTCTAACATCTTATCGTACTCTTCAGGTGTTAAATCGTTAAAGTAGAAGTTAACAGGGTTCAAGTGTTCGTTATTTTTAATAACCTCATAATGACAATGCGGACCAGATGACAATCCAGAATTACCAACATATCCAATTAAATCACCTCTATTCACTTTGTCGCCAACTCTACATTTAATTTTGCTCATGTGTGCATATACTGTAACATAACCGTAACCATGACTAATTTTTACGTGTTGTCCATAACCACTCGATTCAGCATCAGCCTGAATAACAATTCCTTTTCCTGTTGCATGTATTGGAGTTCCAACAGGAGCGGTAAAATCCATGCCTGCGTGAAATTTTTTGTACTTTAAAATAGGATGCATTCTCATTCCATAACCACTAGCCATTCTAGTTAAATCTTTATTGTGTATAGGTTGTATTGCAGGTATAGCAGCCATCATACCTTCTTTCTGTTTTGCCATTTGGAAAACTTCGTCAAACGATTTTGACTGAATGTAAATTTGTTTCGAAAGTTGGTCAATTCTTTTTGCAGCTTCTATAATTAATTCTGAATTATTATAACCTTCAAGTTTTTCATAACGGTTAACACCACCAAATCCAGCTTGTCGTATTTCTGTGGGGATAGGTTCTGCTTCAAAAATTACACGGTAAATATTATCATCTCGGTGTTGGATGTCTTCTAAAACCATCGAAATATCGTCCAGTTTTTTATTCAATAATTCGTACTGAGATTCTAGAAAAGCATTTTGTTGTTTGAGTTGTTTTTCCTTAGGTGAATCAATGTAAAAGTAAGTAAGACCATAAATAATAACACCAATAACTAAACCTGTGCCCAAAAACCAAAGCGATTTTTTTAACCGATCTTTGAATTTGACTTCAATTTTATCGTAGCTTAAAGTATGTGAATTATATCTGTACTTAACTTTAGACATGTTAAGATTTATGTTAATTTTGGACGCTAAATTAGTCAATTATCATTTATAAAAAATATACCAAATAGCTGTTAACGGTTATTTAACAAAAATTAACGTGTATGTTATCAAAAGAAATTCGTCAAACTTTTCTCGATTTTTTTAAACAAAAAGAACATCAAATTGTGGCTTCGGCACCTATGGTTGTTAAAAACGACCCAACGTTGATGTTTACCAATGCAGGGATGAATCAGTTTAAAGATTTGTTTTTGGGTTATTCAGAAATTAAGTATGCCCGAATAGCTGATACTCAAAAATGTTTACGTGTTTCGGGAAAACATAATGATTTAGAAGAGGTTGGTGTAGACACTTATCACCATACCATGTTTGAGATGTTGGGTAACTGGAGTTTTGGAAATTACTTTAAAAAAGAAGCGATAGAATGGGCTTGGGAGCTATTGGTTGACGTATATAAAATTGACAAAAACAAACTTTATTTTACCGTTTTTGAAGGTGATGAAAAAGATGGAACACCTTGGGATGAGGAGGCTTACAACCTTTGGAAAAATCTTTTACTTAAAAATGGTTTAACCGAAGACAAGATTTTAAAATGCAATAAAAAAGATAATTTTTGGGAAATGGGCGATACAGGTCCTTGTGGTCCATGTTCAGAAATTCATGTTGACATTAGAGATGAAGCTGAAATTGCAGAAATTCCAGGTAGAGATTTAGTGAATAACGATCATCCTCAGGTAATCGAAATTTGGAATTTGGTGTTTATGGAGTTTAATCGATTGGCATCAGGCGAATTAAAAAAATTACCAGCTCAACACGTTGATACAGGAATGGGATTTGAGCGTTTGGCAATGGTGTTACAAGGTAAAAAATCGAACTACGATACCGATGTTTTTACACCATTTATCAAAAAAATAGAGGAAATATCAGGGTTAACTTACAATTACTCAAGCTCTAAACAAGATGTTGCCGCACGTGTAATTAGCGACCACTTACGTGCTGTTGCATTTTCTATTGCTGATGGTCAGTTACCATCAAACACAGGCGCAGGTTATGTTATTCGAAGAATTTTAAGACGTGCAATTCGTTACGGTTATAGCTTCTTAGATCAAAAACAAGCTTTTATTCACCAGTTGGTTCCAATTATGGTGAACCAAATGGGCGATTTTTTTCCAGAATTAAAATCGCAAAAAGAATTGATTGAAAAAGTAATTAAAGAAGAAGAAGAGTCGTTTTTCAGAACTTTGGAAAAAGGAATTTCTCGTTTTGAAAATTACATATCAACAACTCAACAAAAAACAGTTGACGGTAAATTTGCTTTTGAATTGTACGATACTTTTGGTTTTCCTGTAGATTTAACCGAATTAATGGCTTCTGAAGCGGGTTTTAAAGTAGATATGAATGAGTTTGATGCGGAATTACAGCAACAAAAAGACCGTTCGAGAGCTGCAACAAAAATGGAAACAGGCGATTGGGTAGAATTAAGAAAAAGCGAAAAAGAAGAATTTGTAGGGTATGATTCAACAGAGGCTAAAATATCCATTACCAAATACCGTAAAGTAAATGCGAAAGGTAAAGAGCAATTTCAGTTGGTGTTTAATTTAACGCCATTTTATCCAGAAGGTGGTGGTCAAGTTGGTGATACTGGATTTATAGCTTATGAGAATGAGAAAATTGAAATTACAGACACCAAAAAGGAGAACAATTTAATTATCCATTTTGTTGATGTTTTACCAACTAATATTGAAGCTGAATTTGTTGCAACAGTTGAAAAAAATACGCGAAAACTAACAGCCTGTAATCACTCGGCAACTCACTTGTTGCATCAAGCATTGCGTGAGGTGTTAGGGACTCATGTTGAACAAAAGGGGTCGTTGGTAAATGCCGAATATTTACGATTCGATTTTTCTCATTTCGAAAAAGTAAGTGATGAGCAATTAGCAAAAATTGAAGAGATAGTTAATAAAAGAATTCAAGCCGGATTCGATTTGCAAGAGTTTAGAGCCATTCCAATAACAGAAGCTGAAGAAAAAGGGGCAATGATGTTGTTTGGTGAAAAATATGGCGATACCGTTCGTATGATTCAATTTGGTGATTCGAAAGAGTTGTGTGGCGGTATTCATGTAAAAAACACCAAAGAAATAGGCTTGTTTAAAATAAAATCGGAAGGTTCGGTTGCTGCTGGAATTAGAAGAGTTGAAGCGTTGACAAATAAAGGGGCTGCAGAATGGTTGAAAAGAATTATTGAAGTCTATGATAGGAATAAAATTATATTTAAAACGACACTCACTGAAGAGCAACAGAAGCAAGTAGTAACTTATAGAGAAAAATATGTTAAACAATATCAGTTAATTTCTGGAATGCCAGAACTTGAAGAATTTGATGAAAATTTTGCAGTAAAAGAGATAGATGAAACTATTAATCAATTAAAAAAGATTAAAGAAACCAAAAGTATAGTTGATAATTTGATAAGGGCTAAAAAACAACATGCTAAAGATAATCAAGTTGGGAATCAAGAACAAGCAAAAGCCATTAAAGCAGACTTATTAACCAAGGTTGAAGTTGTAAACGGAATAAATGTTATTGCACAGCGAATAAATTTGGATGATAGTGCTGCTATAAAAGACTTAGCATTCCAATTGAAGGGGCAAATTGATAATTTGTTTTTGGTGCTTGGAGCAGAAGTTAATAATAAACCGAATTTAACCATTGTAGTTTCTGATAATTTATTGAAAGACAAAAATTTACATGCTGGAAATATAGTGAAAGAAGCAGCTAAAGAAATGCAAGGTGGCGGAGGTGGACAACCTTTTTATGCAACTGCTGGAGGTAATAACCTTCAGGGCTTGGATGCTGCGATTACAAAGGCGTTGTCATTTTTAAATTAATTTAAGGTTAAGAATCTTATCATTAATCAGTAATTTCGTTGTTCGATTTGCATAAACTTAATGAGAAAATTAATTGTAATTATTTTAGCTTTTTTGAGCTTTGGGTTTACTTTTCATGAATTTTTCGTGAGTGTTACCGATGGCGAGTATCACGATACTGAAGCTACCTTTCAGTTTACAGTAAAGTTTATTGGTCATGATTTGGAAAAAGCTTTAGAGTTATCTGGAACACCAAACCTACATTTAGGGGAAGCCACCGAACTTGAAAATGCCAACGATTATCTTTCAACATACTTCAATTCAAAATTTTCAATTAAATGTAACGACAAGCCTTTAGCTCTCAAGCTAATTGGTAAAGAAGTCGGGAATGATGATTTTATTTATTGTTACATTGAATCAGAAAAAGTTAAAAAAATCAAGACCATTGACATTACTAACACACTGTTAACTGATGTTTTTTCTGGTCAGGAGAATATTTTTTATCTTCAAATAAAAGCTAAAAAGTACACGCACTCTTTTAACTCTGAACGAACAACTTTTAACATTACACTATAACTAATTAGATGAAAAAAATAGTAATACTAGTTTTTGTAGCGTTATTTGCTGCATCACTTACGGCACAACAAACAGGTCGGATAGATAAATTCAAACAACTTAAAGAAGAGTTTGCAACGCCTAATGTTTATAGAACAGCATCTGGAGCACCTGGTCACCAATACTATCAACAAAAAGCCGATTATGTAATTGACTTGGAGTTGGATGACGAAAAACAAACCATAAAAGGTGTTGAAACCATTACTTATAAAAATAATTCGCCTGATAAATTGACTTATTTATGGATACAGCTTGATCAAAACATGAGAGCTAAAGATTCAGATACAAAATTGATTCAAACAGATAGAATTGATGAAAAAGTAAACTTTTATGATTTAGCTCGATTACATAATGATTTTGACGGAGGATTTAAATTAGAATATGTTAAAGATGCTGCTGGAAAAGACTTGAAATATACAGTAAACAAAACCATGATGAGAGTGGATTTACCAACAGCGCTTAATCCAGGCTCAACTTATTCGTTAAAAATCAAGTGGTGGTATAATATTAATAATCGTGATGATATTGGTGGTCGTTCGGGCTATGAGTATTTTGAAAAAGATAAAAACTATTTGTACACCATAGCTCAATTCTATCCAAGAATGGCAGTTTATAATGAAGTGGAGGGATGGCAGCACAAACAATTTTTAGGTAGTGGTGAGTTTACCTTGCCTTTCGGCGATTTTAAAGTAAACATTACCGTTCCTGCTGATCATATTGTTGGTGCAACTGGAAGTTTAACGAATGCTTCAAACGTATTAACCTCAGAACAACGAAACAGGTTTGCAAAAGCACAAAACGAGTTTAAATCGCCTGTTATAATTGTTACGCAAAAAGAAGCCGAAGAAGCAGAAAAAAACCATGCTGTTGCAAAAAAAACATGGAGTTTTTCAGCTACTAATGTTCGCGATTTTGCATTTGCAACTTCACGAAAGTTTATTTGGGATGCGATGGCTGTAGAGTATAATGGTAAAAAGACGTTAGCAATGAGTTATTACCCTAAAGAAGGAAATCCTCTTTGGGAAAAGTACAGTACTAAAGTTGTGGCACATACAGTGGCTTCTTATTCAAAACACACGGTAGATTACCCTTATCCAGTTGCAATTTCGGTACATTCAAAAAATATTGGAATGGAATACCCCATGATTTGTTTTAATGGAGGTCGACCAAGCGAAGATGGAACCTATTCTGAAAGAGTGAAATATGCCATGATAGGTGTTATTATACATGAGGTTGGGCACAATTTCTTTCCAATGATTATCAACTCTGATGAACGTCAATGGACGTGGATGGATGAAGGACTGAATACTTTTACTCAGTACATGTGTGAGCAAGAATGGGAAAGAGGCTATCCTTCAAGAAGAGGTCCAGCTTACAAAATTGTAGATTATATGAAAGGAGACAAAAATAACATTATGCCAATAATGACGAACTCTGAATCATTACTTCAATTTGGCAACAATGCTTATGGGAAACCTGCAGCAGCATTAAATATTTTACGAGAAACAGTAATGGGTAGGGAGCTATTTGATTTTGCTTTTAAAACTTATGCCGAACGTTGGAAATTTAAACATCCTTCACCCGAAGATTTCTTTAGAACAATGGAAGATGCATCGGGTGTTGACTTAGACTGGTTTTGGAGAGGTTGGTTTTATACAACCGACCACGTTGATATTGCCATTAAAAATGTGGAATGGTTTAAAGTAGATTCGAAAAACCCAGAAATGGAAAAAGCTTTTCAAAAAGAAATGGAAGCACAAGGTCATAAACACATTGGGGAAGCTAGAAACAAAAAGGACATTACTCAAACTTATGATGAGAAAGACCCGTCAATTAATGACTTTTATTCTACTTACGACCCGTTTGAAGTTACGTTGTTAGATAAAAAAGATTATCAGAATTACATTAAAAAATTAGATGAAAAGGATTTGGAATTGTTAAATTCAAAAATCAATTATTACAATGTAACATTTGAAAACATTGGAGGTTTAGTAATGCCATTAATTTTAAACTTTACGTTTAAAGATGGTGAAACTAAAGAACTTAGAATTCCTGCTGAAATTTGGGTAAAAAATGATACAAAAATCAGTAAAACGTTCTTCTTCGAAAAAGAAGTGATTAGTATTGAACTTGACCCTTGGTTAGAAACTGCTGATGTGGATTTAACCAATAACAATTGGCCAGCAAAAGTACAACCTTCGAAATTCGAATTGTTTAAACAACGTGAATACAAATGGGATTCCGACTCTAAAGAAAACCCTATGCAACGTGCTGAAAGAAATAAGAAAGCACTTAAATCGGGAGATTTAGAAAAAGAAAATACCAAGGAGACGGATGGTGATGAAAAATAATCATAGTCAGATTTTAAGTAGAAAAAGAGGAAGTAATCTTCCTCTTTTTTTATTTGACAACTATTTTGGTACTAAATCTTTCAGAACCGGAATCAATAATTAATGAATAAATTCCTGAAGGAAATTTAGATGTATTGATTGAATTTTTCGAGTTTATCCATCTATCACTAAAAATAAGTTCGCCTAAGATATTGATGAGTTTTACATCATAAAACGAATCGGTGGTTTTTTTGAAATCAATCGTTAAATAATCTGTGGCTGGATTAGGAAAAATACTGACTATAGTATTTTCAAATGTATTTACAGATGTTGCAGTATCATAAGCTACAGCAAAATATAAAGTTGCTCCAATGGTTCCTTTCGCGACTTCAAAAACATAGTTCATATCCATGTTTGCAACAACATCGTTTGGGGTATGAGGATAAGGAGATTGATTTTTCTCATATAAACCAGTTATTACTTTTCCAACACCTTGAAAAGGCATATAGTCTGAAGCATACGCATAAGATATTTCTGTATTTAAATTAGAGTAAAGCTGCATACATTGTGCTAAAGTATCGGTATAATTTGCAGAAGCAACATTGTTGGTTGAAGGGTTATTGTTTTCATCTCGTTCACAAATAATGGTATTATTGGTCATTCCATTCACACCACCAACTTCATCAATATTTAATAAAATTTTTATATCCATGTTTTGAGGGATTACAATTGAATTAACATAATGAGAGCTACCAATTAAACCAACTTCTTCAGCACTAAAATGAATAAACTTAATTGAAAACTCGGTATTCACGTTTTTTAGTAAACGTGCGGTTTCTAATATTATGCTCGTACCACTTCCATTATCATTTGCCCCAGGTCCATTTTTGGTGTCGTAGTGCCCATCTACAATTACAAATCTATTTGGGTAGGTAGTTCCAGTTTTTGTTACAATTAAATTGTAAGCAAACATACTGGCATAACTAAACGTGTCAATTTTAATGTCGGTATACCCAAGTGATTGATATTTATTAATTAACCAATTTAAGGAATTTGCATTAGCAGAGGTACCAACCTCTTTAACTCCATAATTTACAAAATCCAACACATTTTTTTGAATGGAATCAAATTCACAATTTGCCACAATGTTGCCATAAAATGAATTGAAACTTTGAGCAGAAGCTTTTTGCATAAATACAAAAAAAACTAAAAGAAGAATTGTTAATTTGAAGCTAAATTTCATGGTTAATGATTTATAACATTAAAGTTACGTATTTATTAAAGATAGTTATTCTGTCCTGTTTAAATAATTTTCTTGGCTTAAATTCGTTCAAAAGAGTAGTTTTGTATTATTCAAAAAATTAGCATGAGGGTAAAACTCATTTTATTTTATTTTTTACTAGTTTGTTCTCACGCATTTTTTGCTCAAGAACGGGTTACTACCTTTGGAGTGCAGTTTAAACCAATTATTACTAGTGAGTTGTTCAATACAGGTAAACAAGAAATTAAACAAAACAATGTTACGTTTGGAGTAGAGCCACTAACAGGTTATAGTTTTGGAATGGTTATTCGTAAAGGAATGACCAAAAACTTATCGCTTGAATCCGGAATTAACTACCTAAACAGAAAATTTGAACTGTCCATTAATGACCAAGACACAAATTTTTTAGAAAAATCTAAATACAATCTTGTTAATTACGAAATTCCAATTTCATTATTGGTGTACATTAGGTTGTCAGAGTATATTTTTATGAATGTTTCAGGAGGTTTGGCATTAGATATTTACCCTTCTGACTTATATACTTATAGCGAAAATTTTCAAAACGACGTGTTGATGTATGATTGGATAAGACCAAGTTTAATTGCCAACATTGGTTGGGAATATAGAACTGATAAAAGTGGTTATATATACTTAGGAGCATCTTACCATCGTCCATTTTCTCATATGGCGAAAGAAGTGGTTTTGTATAATGGTAATAGGCGATACGAAAAAGTGGAGTTAAATTTGTCGGGAAATTACATAACCGTTGATATCCGCTACTTTTTTCATGAAGATGCAGAAAAGAAAAAGAGAAAAGTTAAAAAATCAAAACCATTAGAAAGAACTAAATAGTTACTTTTGAACCACTAAAAATGCAAACAAAATGAAGATTTCTTACAATTGGTTAAAAAATTACATCAAAACCGATTTACATCCTGATAAAGTAGCACAAATTTTAACCGATACAGGATTGGAAGTTGAAAGTGTTGAGAAAATTCAAACTGTAAAAGGTGGTTTGGAGGGATTGGTTGTAGGAGAAGTGTTGACTAAAGTTAAACATCCCGATGCTGATAGACTGAATTTAACTACAGTTAATGTGGGTGCTGAAGTGCCTTTGCATATTGTTTGTGGAGCTGCAAACGTAGAGGTTGGTCAGAAAGTAGTTGTTGCAACTATTGGTACAACACTTTACAATGGAGACGATAGTTTTGAAATTAAGAAGTCAAAGATTAGAGGGCAACTTTCTGAGGGGATGATTTGTGCTGAAGATGAAATTGGATTGGGTACTTCTCACGATGGGATTATGGTTTTAGAACCTTCAACGAAAGTTGGAATGTTGGCAAAGACTTATTTTAACATAGAAGATGATTTTGTATTTGAAATAGGATTAACACCAAACAGAACTGATGCAGTTAGCCATATTGGTGTTGCAAGAGATTTAGCTGCTGCAATTAACTTAACTACTGATTGTAAGATAACCAGGCCTTCGGTTGATGCTTTTAAAATTGACAATAACAATTTATCTATTCAAGTAGATGTTCAAGATGTAGAAAAATGTCCTCGATATTCGGGGGTTACATTGTCAGGAATTGAAGTAAAAGAATCACCAGATTGGTTAAAGAATAGATTAAAAGCCATAGGTTTAAATCCAATAAATAATATTGTTGATGTTACCAATTTTGTATTACACGAAACCGGTCAGCCATTACATGCTTTCGATGCTGATAAAATTTCGGGAAATAAAGTTGTTGTAAAAACGGTTGCAGATAAATCAAAATTTATAACCCTTGATGATAAAGAAAGAACGCTTTCTGCAAACGATTTAATGATTTGTAATGAAAAAGATGCCATGTGTATTGCTGGTGTTTTTGGAGGGGCATCATCGGGTGTTTCTACTTCAACAAAAAACATTTTTTTAGAAAGTGCATATTTTAATTCAGTTGCTGTTCGTAAAACAGCTAAATATCATGGATTAAATACGGATGCTTCTTTCCGTTATGAACGTGGTGCAGACCCAGAAATAACGGTTTATGCGCTTAAAAGAGCCATTTTACTCATGCAAGAAGTTGCAGGAGGTAAGGTCTCGTCAGAGATTGTTGATGTTTATCCGAATAAAATAGAGCCATTTAATGTTGAGTTCTCGTTCGAAAATTGCTATCGAATTATTGGTCAGAAATTAGATAAGGCAGTTATAAAAAAAATAATCAATTCTCTTGAAATACATATCGAAAATGAAACTAACGATAGATTAACCTTGTTAGTCCCTGCATTTAAAGCAGATGTTCAGCGAGAAATAGATGTTATTGAAGAAGTATTACGGGTTTATGGATACAATAACATTGAACTTCCTTCTTTGATGAGTTCTGCTCTTGTTTACCGTCAATCTATAGATAAAGATAAGGTGATAAACACCATTAGTAATTTGTTGGTTAGTCAAGGTTTTAACGAAATTTTATCAAACTCATTAACAAAATCATCTTATTATTCAGAAAAAGAAACACTGGTTAAGTTACTTAATCCGCTAAGTAGTGAATTAGACGTTTTGCGTCAAAACCTACTTTTTAATGGGTTGGAATCGGTAGTTTACAATCAGAATAGAAAAATACCCAACCTAAAATTATTTGAAATTGGTAAAACCTACCAAAAGAAAAACGAGAAATTTGAAGAATCATCGTGTTTGAGTATAATAATTTCGGGAAATTTGAATCAAGAAAATTGGAATACAACAAAAACGCCAACCAATTTCTTCCATTTAAAAGGAGTGGTAAATACCATGTTAGAGAAGTTTGGGTTAGATAAGGCAAACTTTGTGTTTAATCAGCAAGGTAATGATGTATATGATTATTTGTTGTCTTATTTATTAAATGAAAAAGAATTACTACAAATAGGAAGAGTTGCTAAAAAAACACAAAAACAATTCGATATCAACAATGAAGTTTATTATGCACAAATTAACTTGGACTTATTTATAAAGCAAGCATCAAAGGTTAAAGTGCAGTATAAAGAAATTTCAAAGTTCCCTTCGGTTCGTAGGGATTTAGCATTGTTAATCGATAACAAAATTGATTATAAGCAGATTGAAGAATTGGCTTTTAAAAATGAAAAAAGACTGTTGAAAGAAGTTAATTTGTTTGATGTTTATGAGGGTAAAAATCTTGAAGATAGTAAAAAATCATACGCAGTTAGTTTTGTTTTTCAGGATAACGAAAAAACATTAACTGATGTTCAGGTAGATAAAATTATTGAAAAATTGATTACTGCCTTATCTAATGATTTAGGAGCTAAGTTAAGATAGTATTAATTTGTTTTTGTTAATGTAGCACTAACATTGTCTACAATTCCAGACCCATCGTCAACTTGATAAGTCAAATTAATGGTTGAACTATTAATCAAAGTTCCTGAACCAACAACATCAAATCCAGATAAATTTTGCTGAAATATAGTAAGGCTATTGCCGCTAGTTTCTATATTACACAAACTTGCTTGAAAGCCTAAGTTGTTGAAATTACTTACAACAATTCTTGTGCTAATGGTAGAGTGAGCAAATATTTCAACTCCAAATGTTGAACTAGAAGTACCAGTTGTTTCTTGACAAACCCAGTTTCCAATAAATACATTTCTTGGGTCAGAAGGGCTTGTTGTGCCAGTAACATTTTTATTGTCATCTTCTTTTGTACAGGAGCTAAAAGCAATACAAATAATGGAAACAAAAGCGAATAATTTAAAATAATTCATAAACAAGGTATTTATTCTACCAAATTAGCAAATCAAAATGAATGCCACAATACAGTAGGGAATATAATTAATTGTTTTATTCGTCTAAATTAAATGATAATTAACCGAGGAAAGCTAATATTTAACCGTTAATTAAATGAGGAGGTAAAATTCTATAAATGGTTTTTTTGTGTTAAAAATAATTTGTATTTTTGACCAAACAACTATAAAAATAATACTAACTAAAAATTTAAGAAAATGAAAAAAATTACTTTATTTATGGGGTTAGTTTTAGCAACTACAATGGGTTTCTCGCAGGTAGTGGTTAAATTAACTTCAGTGCCTTGTAATACAGGGTTAGAAGGTACGTATCCTTTTGAATACGCAGGTGAATTAGATGGTTCATCAACTGATTGGGGCTTACCTAATATTTTTGATGGTAATAATGCTGTTTCTGGTCCATTAGAAATGGTTCAAGATACTGCAACAG from the Flavobacteriales bacterium genome contains:
- a CDS encoding M28 family peptidase, which gives rise to MKFSFKLTILLLVFFVFMQKASAQSFNSFYGNIVANCEFDSIQKNVLDFVNYGVKEVGTSANANSLNWLINKYQSLGYTDIKIDTFSYASMFAYNLIVTKTGTTYPNRFVIVDGHYDTKNGPGANDNGSGTSIILETARLLKNVNTEFSIKFIHFSAEEVGLIGSSHYVNSIVIPQNMDIKILLNIDEVGGVNGMTNNTIICERDENNNPSTNNVASANYTDTLAQCMQLYSNLNTEISYAYASDYMPFQGVGKVITGLYEKNQSPYPHTPNDVVANMDMNYVFEVAKGTIGATLYFAVAYDTATSVNTFENTIVSIFPNPATDYLTIDFKKTTDSFYDVKLINILGELIFSDRWINSKNSINTSKFPSGIYSLIIDSGSERFSTKIVVK
- a CDS encoding outer membrane beta-barrel protein — translated: MRVKLILFYFLLVCSHAFFAQERVTTFGVQFKPIITSELFNTGKQEIKQNNVTFGVEPLTGYSFGMVIRKGMTKNLSLESGINYLNRKFELSINDQDTNFLEKSKYNLVNYEIPISLLVYIRLSEYIFMNVSGGLALDIYPSDLYTYSENFQNDVLMYDWIRPSLIANIGWEYRTDKSGYIYLGASYHRPFSHMAKEVVLYNGNRRYEKVELNLSGNYITVDIRYFFHEDAEKKKRKVKKSKPLERTK
- a CDS encoding M1 family peptidase — encoded protein: MKKIVILVFVALFAASLTAQQTGRIDKFKQLKEEFATPNVYRTASGAPGHQYYQQKADYVIDLELDDEKQTIKGVETITYKNNSPDKLTYLWIQLDQNMRAKDSDTKLIQTDRIDEKVNFYDLARLHNDFDGGFKLEYVKDAAGKDLKYTVNKTMMRVDLPTALNPGSTYSLKIKWWYNINNRDDIGGRSGYEYFEKDKNYLYTIAQFYPRMAVYNEVEGWQHKQFLGSGEFTLPFGDFKVNITVPADHIVGATGSLTNASNVLTSEQRNRFAKAQNEFKSPVIIVTQKEAEEAEKNHAVAKKTWSFSATNVRDFAFATSRKFIWDAMAVEYNGKKTLAMSYYPKEGNPLWEKYSTKVVAHTVASYSKHTVDYPYPVAISVHSKNIGMEYPMICFNGGRPSEDGTYSERVKYAMIGVIIHEVGHNFFPMIINSDERQWTWMDEGLNTFTQYMCEQEWERGYPSRRGPAYKIVDYMKGDKNNIMPIMTNSESLLQFGNNAYGKPAAALNILRETVMGRELFDFAFKTYAERWKFKHPSPEDFFRTMEDASGVDLDWFWRGWFYTTDHVDIAIKNVEWFKVDSKNPEMEKAFQKEMEAQGHKHIGEARNKKDITQTYDEKDPSINDFYSTYDPFEVTLLDKKDYQNYIKKLDEKDLELLNSKINYYNVTFENIGGLVMPLILNFTFKDGETKELRIPAEIWVKNDTKISKTFFFEKEVISIELDPWLETADVDLTNNNWPAKVQPSKFELFKQREYKWDSDSKENPMQRAERNKKALKSGDLEKENTKETDGDEK
- the alaS gene encoding alanine--tRNA ligase, whose amino-acid sequence is MLSKEIRQTFLDFFKQKEHQIVASAPMVVKNDPTLMFTNAGMNQFKDLFLGYSEIKYARIADTQKCLRVSGKHNDLEEVGVDTYHHTMFEMLGNWSFGNYFKKEAIEWAWELLVDVYKIDKNKLYFTVFEGDEKDGTPWDEEAYNLWKNLLLKNGLTEDKILKCNKKDNFWEMGDTGPCGPCSEIHVDIRDEAEIAEIPGRDLVNNDHPQVIEIWNLVFMEFNRLASGELKKLPAQHVDTGMGFERLAMVLQGKKSNYDTDVFTPFIKKIEEISGLTYNYSSSKQDVAARVISDHLRAVAFSIADGQLPSNTGAGYVIRRILRRAIRYGYSFLDQKQAFIHQLVPIMVNQMGDFFPELKSQKELIEKVIKEEEESFFRTLEKGISRFENYISTTQQKTVDGKFAFELYDTFGFPVDLTELMASEAGFKVDMNEFDAELQQQKDRSRAATKMETGDWVELRKSEKEEFVGYDSTEAKISITKYRKVNAKGKEQFQLVFNLTPFYPEGGGQVGDTGFIAYENEKIEITDTKKENNLIIHFVDVLPTNIEAEFVATVEKNTRKLTACNHSATHLLHQALREVLGTHVEQKGSLVNAEYLRFDFSHFEKVSDEQLAKIEEIVNKRIQAGFDLQEFRAIPITEAEEKGAMMLFGEKYGDTVRMIQFGDSKELCGGIHVKNTKEIGLFKIKSEGSVAAGIRRVEALTNKGAAEWLKRIIEVYDRNKIIFKTTLTEEQQKQVVTYREKYVKQYQLISGMPELEEFDENFAVKEIDETINQLKKIKETKSIVDNLIRAKKQHAKDNQVGNQEQAKAIKADLLTKVEVVNGINVIAQRINLDDSAAIKDLAFQLKGQIDNLFLVLGAEVNNKPNLTIVVSDNLLKDKNLHAGNIVKEAAKEMQGGGGGQPFYATAGGNNLQGLDAAITKALSFLN
- a CDS encoding M23 family metallopeptidase; the protein is MSKVKYRYNSHTLSYDKIEVKFKDRLKKSLWFLGTGLVIGVIIYGLTYFYIDSPKEKQLKQQNAFLESQYELLNKKLDDISMVLEDIQHRDDNIYRVIFEAEPIPTEIRQAGFGGVNRYEKLEGYNNSELIIEAAKRIDQLSKQIYIQSKSFDEVFQMAKQKEGMMAAIPAIQPIHNKDLTRMASGYGMRMHPILKYKKFHAGMDFTAPVGTPIHATGKGIVIQADAESSGYGQHVKISHGYGYVTVYAHMSKIKCRVGDKVNRGDLIGYVGNSGLSSGPHCHYEVIKNNEHLNPVNFYFNDLTPEEYDKMLELSNTPLQSLD